In the Wyeomyia smithii strain HCP4-BCI-WySm-NY-G18 chromosome 2, ASM2978416v1, whole genome shotgun sequence genome, one interval contains:
- the LOC129723535 gene encoding kinesin-like protein Klp68D, which translates to MSRSAKAKSAASAKNECVQVVVRCRPLSNKEQAGNFQKVVDVFPSRGVIEILNCNETSRENKKMFTYDAVYDWASTQQQLYDEVVRPLVYSVLEGFNGCVFAYGQTGTGKTHTMEGIRNDSDQKGIIPRAFEQIWAHINRSQNMNFLVAVSYLEIYMEELRDLLKPNSTAHLELREREGGIVVPNLHSVLCKSVEDMLNVMHMGNKNRTVGFTNMNEHSSRSHAIFLIKIEMCEVGSTLVKVGKLNLIDLAGSERQSKTGATAERLKEASKINRALSSLGNVISALAEKSPHVPYRDSKLTRLLQDSLGGNSKTIMIANIGPSEFNYNETLTTLRYAHRAKTIENKPVMNEDPQDTKLREYQEEIARLRQLITDRQKRESVPKVRKIKPKPVKREESLEEDEEKSDSEAEEEEDEKENEQDFSELDAKAQEALMKEREATATLAAKLSELENQLVKGGKNILDTYTERQLELEKKMAEIAERKKREIEMQQQLELQEESTMEIRETFTSLQQEVELKTRKLKKCYAKCMALKQELQDTRDEHNRDRRELEMTQNELIKELKRLLLIIDNFVPAEVKSRLYTQAKYDDEAEEWYLNSSMILSGNLVMARPVADPNRRRPMSEHALHMIKSNTAGAVRYKGENIVNYELDMPLRTTYEYSNPKVSASLQAVLAEAMQTEDDIDITDQANYASMMKQRLDRITRRNVVQDAQNGASSSGSGVVANGPITNGIPPASSSGGGSGGGTSGGTSRARSSIYNRGMSAAPTFGAHSGTSTAKKAPPASAATFPKARGLIPK; encoded by the exons ATGAGTCGTAGCGCCAAGGCGAAAAGTGCTGCG AGCGCTAAAAACGAATGCGTCCAGGTTGTGGTACGCTGTCGTCCACTTAGCAACAAGGAACAGGCCGGCAATTTTCAGAAGGTAGTCGACGTATTTCCGAGCCGAGGCGTAATCGAGATTCTCAACTGCAATGAAACGTCACGGGAGAACAAGAAGATGTTCACGTACGATGCGGTGTATGATTGGGC ATCAACCCAGCAGCAGCTGTACGATGAAGTCGTCCGTCCGCTTGTTTACTCGGTGCTGGAAGGATTCAATGGGTGCGTATTTGCCTATGGTCAAACTGGAACCGGTAAAACGCACACCATGGAGGGCATCCGGAATGATTCCGACCAAAAGGGTATAATTCCTCGTGCGTTTGAGCAAATTTGGGCTCACATTAATCGATCGCAGAACATGAATTTTCTGGTTGCCGTCTCCTATCTGGAGATTTATATGGAAGAGTTGCGAGATTTGCTTAAACCAAACTCAACGGCGCATCTGGAATTGCGAGAACGTGAAGGTGGAATTGTGGTGCCCAATCTACACTCGGTGCTGTGCAAAAGCGTTGAAGATATGCTCAATGTGATGCATATGGGTAATAAAAACAGAACAGTTGGATTCACTAACATGAACGAACACAGCTCGCGATCGCATGCAATTTTCTTGATCAAAATTGAAATGTGTGAAGTTGGTTCAACTCTAGTCAAGGTTGGAAAGTTGAATCTGATTGATCTGGCCGGTAGTGAACGCCAGTCAAAAACGGGAGCCACGGCTGAACGCTTAAAGGAGGCTAGTAAAATTAATCGCGCTCTGTCGTCGCTCGGAAACGTCATTTCTGCGTTGGCCGAAAAATCTCCGCATGTTCCGTATCGTGACTCAAAGTTGACACGTTTATTGCAAGACTCACTCGGGGGCAATTCGAAAACTATAATGATCGCTAACATAGGTCCCTCTGAATTTAATTATAACGAGACGCTAACGACACTACGGTACGCCCATCGGGCCAAGACGATCGAGAACAAACCGGTAATGAATGAAGACCCACAGGACACCAAACTGCGCGAGTATCAGGAAGAAATCGCCCGTCTCAGACAACTTATTACCGATCGTCAGAAACGTGAATCCGTTCCAAAGGTTAGAAAGATTAAACCAAAGCCGGTCAAGCGGGAGGAGAGCCTCGAAGAGGATGAAGAAAAGTCCGACTCCGAAGCAGAAGAGGAAGAAGATGAAAAGGAAAACGAGCAGGACTTCAGTGAGCTCGATGCCAAAGCGCAAGAAGCCCTCATGAAGGAACGAGAAGCGACTGCAACTTTAGCAGCGAAATTAAGCGAACTAGAGAATCAACTAGTCAAGGGAGGTAAAAATATCCTCGACACTTACACCGAACGCCAGCTCGAACTGGAGAAAAAAATGGCTGAAATTGCGGAACGTAAGAAACGTGAAATAGAAATGCAGCAGCAGTTAGAACTGCAGGAGGAATCGACAATGGAAATCCGAGAAACATTCACCTCCCTGCAGCAAGAGGTCGAGCTGAAGACGAGAAAGCTGAAGAAGTGCTACGCAAAGTGCATGGCATTGAAGCAGGAACTGCAGGACACCCGTGACGAGCACAACCGCGATCGGCGTGAGCTGGAAATGACCCAGAACGAGCTGATCAAGGAGCTGAAACGCCTGCTGCTGATAATCGATAACTTCGTCCCGGCAGAGGTCAAATCACGGCTGTACACGCAAGCCAAGTACGACGACGAGGCTGAAGAGTGGTATCTGAACAGCAGTATGATCCTGAGCGGCAATTTGGTGATGGCACGCCCCGTGGCTGATCCCAACCGGAGGCGGCCCATGTCCGAGCACGCACTGCACATGATCAAATCGAACACGGCAGGAGCCGTTCGTTATAAG GGCGAAAACATCGTAAACTACGAGCTGGACATGCCACTGCGTACCACCTACGAGTACTCGAACCCGAAGGTGTCCGCCTCGCTACAGGCCGTACTGGCGGAGGCAATGCAAACCGAGGACGATATCGATATTACCGATCAGGCCAACTATGCCAGCATGATGAAGCAGCGGCTCGATCGGATCACCCGTCGCAACGTGGTTCAGGATGCACAAAACGGTGCCAGTTCCTCCGGTAGTGGAGTCGTCGCGAATGGACCCATCACCAACGGGATTCCACCGGCTAGCAGTAGCGGTGGTGGTTCGGGGGGTGGAACATCAGGTGGCACCAGTCGTGCCCGTTCGTCAATTTACAACCGTGGAATGTCGGCTGCGCCTACCTTTGGGGCACACTCAGGAACTTCCACGGCCAAAAAGGCCCCTCCGGCTAGTGCTGCTACCTTTCCGAAGGCGCGTGGGTTAATTCCCAAATAG
- the LOC129723536 gene encoding N-terminal Xaa-Pro-Lys N-methyltransferase 1, giving the protein MDIPLTEPDLVPSDPNTEETNNNESNTNDDAAKQRPPRDEKYYQDAKQYWSTVSPTVDGMLGGFASISFNDVRGSEQFLRNLYKLKPAPAKLWALDCGAGIGRVSKSLLMPMFAKVDLVEQDEQFCRTAENTLAPSGKLGTVFNLGLQDFTPEEGKYDVIWSQWVLGHLTDDDIVEFFARCLRGLKKNGLMVLKENFTAGPHVEPDRQDSSVTRPLPWMKKLLHKGGFRVIKEQKQKDFPKDLYPVYMLALKPIINS; this is encoded by the coding sequence ATGGATATACCCTTAACTGAACCAGACCTCGTGCCATCAGATCCGAATACAGAGGAAACAAATAACAACGAAAGTAACACCAACGACGATGCTGCTAAACAGCGACCACCGAGggatgaaaaatattaccaagaTGCTAAGCAATATTGGTCCACCGTTTCGCCTACTGTAGACGGCATGTTGGGAGGCTTCGCCAGTATCTCATTCAACGATGTGCGCGGATCGGAACAATTCCTGCGAAATTTATATAAACTTAAGCCGGCTCCTGCTAAATTGTGGGCACTGGACTGTGGAGCCGGTATAGGACGAGTTAGTAAAAGTTTGCTGATGCCGATGTTCGCCAAAGTGGACCTGGTCGAGCAGGATGAACAGTTTTGTCGAACAGCGGAAAACACCTTAGCTCCAAGCGGGAAGCTTGGCACGGTTTTCAACTTGGGATTGCAGGATTTTACTCCCGAAGAGGGTAAATACGATGTTATTTGGTCACAGTGGGTGTTGGGACATTTGACTGATGACGATATAGTGGAGTTTTTTGCCCGTTGCCTCCGTGGATTGAAGAAGAATGGACTGATGGTGCTAAAGGAGAACTTCACCGCCGGACCGCATGTTGAGCCCGATCGACAGGATTCGTCTGTTACAAGACCGTTGCCTTGGATGAAGAAGCTTCTGCACAAGGGAGGCTTTAGGGTAATTAAGGAACAAAAGCAGAAGGACTTTCCCAAGGATCTGTATCCAGTGTACATGCTGGCTTTGAAGCCAATAATAAATAGCTAA
- the LOC129724802 gene encoding senecionine N-oxygenase-like produces MVQTDNKTPTYCVIGAGTAGLCAARHALQAGGRVTIFEMANQLGGTWVFNEEVDKNEYGIDVHSSMYKGLRTNLPKEIMGYPDFPIPEQDSSYIPAEDMLKFFQLFSDSFGITQHIKFSHYVIRIKPTKDEKQWEVIVRDCPNDRLDTYYFDFVLICNGHYHTPKLPNYPGANVYEGKQMHSHEYRCNDPFVGESVLVIGAGPSGMDLAYEISKKADRVTLSHHLKDKPKTVFSKNVTPKPDVVRLTETGAIFEDGTAQDFSVICYSTGYKYTFPFLSCDCGIIVEDNYVQKLYKHCINIRYPSMAFIGLPYYVCAAQMMDLQARFCIKFFSGAKCLPSREEMEEDTNAEMEERWRRGLKKRQAHMMGPQEDRYYDDLARTAEVEPIKPVVKKLHKLCAFRFSEDLVNFRKDKFRIVDDKTYVKIN; encoded by the exons ATGGTGCAG ACCGACAACAAAACTCCCACCTATTGTGTGATCGGCGCTGGGACGGCCGGTTTGTGTGCGGCACGGCATGCACTGCAGGCGGGCGGCCGAGTGACCATATTCGAGATGGCCAACCAGCTCGGCGGCACTTGGGTGTTCAACGAAGAGGTGGACAAGAATGAGTACGGCATCGACGTGCACTCGAGCATGTACAAGGGCCTGCGAACGAACTTACCGAAGGAAATTATGGGCTATCCGGATTTTCCCATCCCGGAACAGGATAGTAGCTATATTCCGGCGGAAGATATGCTCAAATTTTTCCAGCTGTTCTCCGACAGCTTTGGTATTACGCAGCACATCAAGTTTAGTCACTATGTCATTCGCATCAAACCAACGAAAGATGAAAAGCAATGGGAGGTGATTGTGAGAGATTGCCCCAATGATCGGTTGGACACTTACTACTTCGACTTTGTGCTCATCTGTAACGGTCACTATCATACGCCCAAATTACCCAACTATCCTGGAGCGAATGTTTATGAAGGAAAACAGATGCACAGTCATGAGTATAGATGTAATGATCCGTTTGTTG GTGAATCCGTACTGGTGATCGGCGCGGGTCCATCCGGAATGGATTTGGCATACGAGATTTCCAAGAAAGCGGACCGTGTCACATTGAGCCACCATCTGAAAGATAAACCGAAAACGGTTTTCTCCAAAAATGTCACACCGAAGCCGGACGTCGTTCGGTTGACAGAAACGGGTGCTATTTTCGAGGACGGCACCGCGCAGGATTTCAGCGTCATATGTTACAGCACCGGGTACAAGTACACGTTTCCCTTCCTGAGCTGCGACTGTGGAATCATCGTGGAGGACAACTACGTGCAGAAGCTGTACAAACACTGCATCAACATTCGGTATCCGTCGATGGCTTTTATCGGTTTGCCGTATTACGTTTGTGCCGCACAAATGATGGACCTTCAGGCTCGATTTTGTATCAAATTTTTCAGCGGAGCAAAGTGTTTACCTTCTCGGGAAGAGATGGAAGAGGATACGAACGCCGAGATGGAGGAACGCTGGCGTCGCGGATTGAAAAAACGCCAGGCGCACATGATGGGACCACAGGAGGATCGGTACTACGATGATCTGGCCCGGACGGCCGAAGTGGAACCCATCAAGCCCGTCGTGAAGAAGCTGCACAAGCTGTGCGCTTTTCGGTTTAGTGAAGATTTGGTCAATTTCCGGAAAGATAAATTTAGAATAGTAGATGATAAGACATATGTGAAGATTAATTAA